A single region of the Buchnera aphidicola (Nipponaphis monzeni) genome encodes:
- the thrC gene encoding threonine synthase, whose product MKLYNLKDPNEKVNFSQAVKLGLGHNQGLFFPKNLPKITPNMLKELLEMNFIERSSKILELFIGDEISKNDLFNKVKAAFSFYKPIMKPITKKISCFELFHGPTLAFKDFGARFMAQILSFLNQHENKLITILTATSGDTGAAVAHAFYKMKNVKVIILYPKNKISKLQEKMFCTLGHNIKTIAIEGSFDECQTLVKMAFDDQNLKIHTGLNSANSINISRLLAQICYYFEAFSLIENKYQKNLIISVPCGNFGNLTAGLLAKSIGLPIKSFIAATNANDTVPNFLKTGVWKPKKTISTISNAMDISQPNNWLRVEEIFKRNNWNIQQLNYGSVTDIITKQSLKELFSLNYISEPHASIAYTLLKNNIKNNEYGIFLGTAHPAKFKQTVDDILQQDIPLPTSLKKRVHLKLLSYHMKPNFSKLRSFLLGD is encoded by the coding sequence ATGAAATTATATAATCTTAAAGATCCGAATGAAAAAGTTAATTTTTCTCAAGCTGTAAAATTAGGATTAGGACATAATCAAGGATTGTTTTTTCCCAAAAATCTTCCTAAAATTACGCCTAATATGCTTAAAGAATTACTTGAAATGAATTTTATTGAGCGTAGTAGCAAAATATTAGAATTATTTATAGGAGATGAAATATCAAAAAATGATTTGTTTAATAAAGTTAAGGCAGCTTTTTCATTTTATAAACCTATTATGAAACCTATTACTAAAAAAATATCTTGTTTTGAATTATTTCATGGACCAACGTTAGCATTTAAAGATTTTGGTGCTCGATTTATGGCTCAAATATTATCTTTTTTAAATCAACATGAAAATAAATTAATTACTATTTTAACAGCCACTTCCGGAGATACAGGCGCTGCAGTTGCTCATGCTTTCTATAAAATGAAAAATGTGAAAGTTATCATTTTATATCCAAAAAATAAAATTAGTAAATTACAAGAAAAAATGTTTTGTACTTTAGGACATAATATAAAAACTATTGCAATTGAAGGCAGTTTTGATGAATGCCAAACATTAGTCAAAATGGCTTTTGATGATCAAAATTTAAAAATTCATACAGGGCTAAATTCTGCTAATTCAATTAATATTAGTAGACTATTAGCACAAATTTGTTATTATTTCGAAGCTTTTTCACTTATTGAAAATAAATATCAAAAAAATTTAATTATCTCAGTACCTTGTGGAAACTTTGGAAATCTAACAGCTGGATTATTAGCTAAATCAATAGGTTTACCAATTAAATCATTTATAGCAGCAACAAATGCAAATGATACCGTTCCTAATTTTTTAAAAACAGGCGTATGGAAACCAAAAAAAACTATTTCAACTATTTCAAATGCTATGGACATTAGCCAACCAAATAACTGGTTACGAGTAGAAGAAATTTTCAAAAGAAATAATTGGAATATTCAACAACTAAATTACGGTAGCGTCACTGATATAATTACTAAACAATCTTTAAAAGAACTTTTTTCATTAAATTATATTTCCGAACCACACGCAAGTATCGCTTATACTTTATTAAAAAATAATATAAAGAATAATGAATATGGAATTTTTTTAGGTACAGCACATCCTGCAAAATTTAAACAGACCGTTGATGACATTTTACAGCAAGATATACCTCTACCAACTTCTCTTAAAAAAAGAGTACATTTAAAATTATTATCTTATCATATGAAACCTAACTTTTCAAAACTACGATCCTTCTTATTAGGAGATTAA
- the thrB gene encoding homoserine kinase, which translates to MIKVYAPASIGNVGVGFDILGAAILPTDGTLLGDLIQIKQSKEFQLTNIGTFAHQLPKNIKDNIVWKCWDQFCKIIKKKILVTIVLEKNMPIGSGLGSSACSIVSSLFAMNELCNRPLSTNKLLKLMGKLEGEISGSIHYDNVSPCYLGGLQLIIEKNNKISQKIPNFKNWLWIIAWPGIKISTADARALLPSQYTRTTCIKHSRNLSGFIHASYTMQPKLAANFITDVIAEPYRSKLLPNFTQTKTTIKKIGALACGISGSGPSIFAICDNDLTAKKISKYLANHYIQSKQGFVQVCKLDTVGTRIIG; encoded by the coding sequence ATGATAAAAGTATACGCTCCAGCATCTATTGGGAACGTTGGAGTCGGTTTTGATATTTTAGGAGCCGCAATATTACCTACAGATGGAACTCTATTGGGAGATTTAATACAAATCAAACAATCTAAAGAATTTCAATTAACTAACATTGGAACCTTTGCTCATCAGTTACCTAAAAATATCAAAGATAACATTGTGTGGAAATGTTGGGATCAATTTTGCAAAATAATTAAAAAAAAAATACTAGTCACTATCGTACTAGAAAAAAACATGCCCATAGGATCAGGTTTAGGATCAAGTGCATGTTCAATTGTTTCTAGTTTATTCGCAATGAATGAATTATGTAATAGACCATTATCTACTAATAAGCTTTTAAAATTAATGGGCAAATTAGAAGGAGAAATTTCAGGAAGTATTCATTACGATAATGTATCCCCTTGTTATTTAGGTGGTTTACAATTAATAATAGAAAAAAATAATAAAATCAGTCAAAAAATTCCAAATTTTAAAAATTGGTTATGGATAATAGCTTGGCCAGGAATTAAAATATCAACAGCAGATGCTAGAGCACTTCTACCATCTCAATACACCAGAACAACTTGCATTAAACATAGTCGTAATTTATCTGGATTTATTCATGCATCATATACTATGCAACCTAAATTAGCAGCTAATTTTATAACAGATGTTATTGCTGAACCATACAGAAGTAAATTGTTACCTAATTTTACACAAACTAAAACAACAATAAAAAAAATTGGAGCTTTAGCTTGTGGAATATCCGGATCTGGACCTAGTATATTCGCAATTTGTGATAATGACTTAACAGCAAAAAAAATATCAAAATATCTAGCTAATCATTATATTCAAAGCAAACAAGGATTTGTTCAAGTATGTAAATTAGACACCGTAGGCACTAGAATAATTGGATAA